The Georgenia faecalis genome includes a window with the following:
- the trxA gene encoding thioredoxin: protein MATVNATADTFERLVADNDIVLVDFWAEWCGPCKQFAPVYEKASEKHEDIVFAKVDTEAEQQLAAAASITAIPTLMAFREGILVFSQAGALPGPALEQLVGAVRGLDMDEVRAQVASQGAASSS from the coding sequence ATGGCGACCGTCAATGCCACCGCCGACACGTTCGAGCGCCTGGTCGCGGACAACGACATCGTCCTCGTGGACTTCTGGGCCGAGTGGTGCGGGCCGTGCAAGCAGTTCGCGCCCGTGTACGAGAAGGCCTCGGAGAAGCACGAGGACATCGTGTTCGCGAAGGTCGACACCGAGGCCGAGCAGCAGCTAGCGGCGGCGGCCAGCATCACGGCGATCCCCACGCTCATGGCGTTCCGCGAGGGCATCCTCGTCTTCTCCCAGGCCGGCGCCCTGCCGGGGCCGGCGCTGGAGCAGCTCGTCGGGGCCGTGCGCGGTCTCGACATGGACGAGGTCCGCGCGCAGGTCGCGAGCCAGGGCGCCGCCAGCTCGTCCTGA
- a CDS encoding aspartate kinase, protein MALVVQKFGGSSVADAASIRRVAHRIVETRQAGNDVVVVVSAMGDTTDELLDLAASVSAEPPARELDILLTAGERISMALLAIAIDALGVPAQSYTGQQAGVLTDTVHGKASIVGVAPRRIVHALERGAVAIVAGFQGVSEEQDVTTLGRGGSDTTAVALAAALGADVCEIYTDVDGLFTADPRIVPTARRITSITTEETLEMAAHGAKILHLRAVEYARRYGVPIHVRSSFSTKEGTWITDDNDHEPQEDTMEAPIISGVAHDRSQGKITVVGVPDVPGAAARIFETVARAGANIDMIVQNVSSEATGLTDISFTLPEADGAATITALRAAEDDLRFTDLRYDDQIGKLSLVGAGMRSHPGVSARLFGALSEAGINIEMISTSEIRLSVVTRIEDLDAAVRAVHTAFDLDSAEAEAVVYGGSGR, encoded by the coding sequence GTGGCCCTCGTCGTGCAGAAGTTCGGCGGTTCGTCCGTCGCCGACGCCGCCAGCATCCGGCGCGTCGCGCACCGAATCGTCGAGACCCGGCAGGCGGGCAACGACGTCGTCGTCGTCGTCTCGGCCATGGGCGACACGACGGACGAGCTGCTCGACCTGGCCGCCTCCGTGAGCGCCGAGCCCCCGGCCCGTGAGCTCGACATCCTCCTCACCGCGGGCGAGCGCATCTCCATGGCTCTGCTCGCCATCGCGATCGACGCCCTGGGCGTGCCCGCGCAGTCCTACACGGGCCAGCAGGCCGGCGTGCTCACCGACACCGTCCACGGCAAGGCCTCCATCGTCGGCGTCGCGCCGCGGCGGATCGTCCACGCCCTCGAGCGCGGCGCGGTCGCCATCGTCGCCGGCTTCCAGGGCGTCTCCGAGGAGCAGGACGTCACCACGCTCGGCCGCGGCGGCTCCGACACCACCGCCGTCGCCCTCGCCGCCGCGCTCGGCGCGGACGTCTGCGAGATCTACACCGACGTCGACGGCCTGTTCACGGCCGACCCGCGCATCGTGCCGACCGCCCGGCGGATCACCTCGATCACCACCGAGGAGACGCTGGAGATGGCGGCGCACGGGGCGAAGATCCTGCACCTGCGGGCCGTGGAGTACGCCCGCCGCTACGGGGTCCCCATCCACGTCCGGTCCTCCTTCTCCACGAAGGAGGGCACGTGGATCACCGACGACAACGACCACGAGCCGCAGGAGGACACGATGGAAGCGCCGATCATCTCCGGGGTCGCCCACGACCGCAGCCAGGGCAAGATCACCGTCGTCGGCGTGCCGGACGTGCCGGGTGCGGCCGCCCGGATCTTCGAGACCGTCGCCCGCGCCGGTGCGAACATCGACATGATCGTGCAGAACGTCTCCTCCGAGGCCACCGGCCTCACGGACATCTCGTTCACGCTGCCCGAGGCGGACGGCGCGGCCACCATCACCGCGCTGCGCGCCGCCGAGGACGACCTGCGGTTCACCGACCTGCGCTACGACGACCAGATCGGCAAGCTCTCGCTCGTCGGCGCCGGCATGCGGTCCCACCCGGGCGTCTCCGCGCGGCTCTTCGGGGCGCTGTCCGAGGCCGGCATCAACATCGAGATGATCTCCACCTCCGAGATCCGGCTCTCCGTGGTGACGCGGATCGAGGACCTCGACGCCGCCGTGCGAGCGGTGCACACTGCCTTTGACCTGGACTCCGCCGAGGCGGAGGCCGTCGTGTACGGAGGGAGCGGACGATGA
- a CDS encoding aspartate-semialdehyde dehydrogenase: MSEQAGVHVAVVGATGQVGAVMRRLLAERDFPVASMRYLASARSAGTTLPWGEDEITVEDVATADLSGIDIALFSAGGSASREHAPRFAAAGAVVVDNSSAWRMDPDVPLVVSEVNPGALDDVPRGIIANPNCTTMAAMPALKVLHEEAGLARLVVSTYQAVSGSGLAGVRELDTQVRAAVEQDTTALTHDGGAVTFPAPEKYVAPIAFDVVPLAGNLVDDGSGETDEEQKLRNESRKILGLPELAVAGTCVRVPVFTGHALSINAEFDRPLSPERARELLAAAPGVALADVPTPLQAAGQDPSFVGRIRQDASVPGGRGLALFVVGDNLRKGAALNAVQIAELVAARLARV; this comes from the coding sequence ATGAGCGAGCAGGCAGGCGTGCACGTCGCCGTCGTCGGTGCGACCGGGCAGGTGGGGGCGGTCATGCGCCGCCTCCTCGCGGAGCGGGACTTCCCGGTGGCCTCCATGCGCTACCTCGCCTCGGCGCGCTCGGCGGGGACGACGCTGCCGTGGGGCGAGGACGAGATCACCGTCGAGGACGTCGCGACGGCGGACCTCAGCGGCATCGACATCGCCCTCTTCTCCGCCGGCGGGTCCGCCTCGCGCGAGCACGCCCCCCGCTTCGCCGCCGCGGGCGCCGTCGTCGTCGACAACTCCTCCGCCTGGCGGATGGACCCCGACGTCCCGCTCGTCGTCAGCGAGGTCAACCCGGGCGCCCTCGACGACGTCCCCCGGGGCATCATCGCCAACCCCAACTGCACCACCATGGCCGCGATGCCCGCGCTCAAGGTCCTCCACGAGGAGGCCGGCCTCGCGCGGCTCGTCGTCTCCACCTACCAGGCGGTCTCCGGGTCCGGTCTCGCCGGCGTCCGCGAGCTCGACACCCAGGTCCGCGCCGCCGTCGAGCAGGACACCACGGCCCTGACCCACGACGGCGGTGCCGTCACCTTCCCGGCGCCGGAGAAGTACGTCGCGCCCATCGCCTTCGACGTCGTGCCGCTGGCCGGAAACCTCGTCGACGACGGGTCCGGGGAGACGGACGAGGAGCAGAAGCTGCGCAACGAGTCGCGCAAGATCCTCGGCCTGCCGGAGCTCGCCGTCGCGGGGACCTGCGTGCGTGTGCCGGTCTTCACCGGCCACGCCCTCTCGATCAACGCCGAGTTCGACCGGCCCCTGAGCCCCGAGCGGGCCCGCGAGCTCCTCGCCGCTGCGCCCGGGGTGGCGCTCGCGGACGTCCCGACGCCGCTCCAGGCCGCCGGCCAGGACCCGAGCTTCGTGGGGCGCATCCGCCAGGACGCCTCCGTGCCCGGAGGCCGCGGACTCGCACTGTTCGTCGTCGGTGACAACCTCCGCAAGGGCGCCGCGCTCAACGCCGTGCAGATCGCCGAGCTCGTCGCGGCGCGCCTCGCCCGCGTCTGA
- a CDS encoding TSUP family transporter, with the protein MPPDLDLLAVGLLVLAGFTAGWIDAVVGGGGLVQLPALLLVPGITPVQALATNKLAGIMGTSVSALTYYRRVGPDLRTAAPMAATALLGAVGGAALASRIPEDLFTPIILVVLVAVAAWTILRPRVGAHTDLRWAGRRHHGAAALLGVTIGTYDGLLGPGTGTFLVISLVGVLGYAFLPASAIAKIVNFATNAGALIFFIPYGAVLWGLGLVVGVANLAGGYVGARMAVAKGSGFVRVVFIVVVGALIVRLGWDVLA; encoded by the coding sequence GTGCCCCCCGACCTCGACCTGCTCGCCGTCGGGCTCCTCGTCCTGGCGGGCTTCACCGCCGGGTGGATCGACGCCGTCGTCGGTGGCGGTGGCCTCGTCCAGCTCCCGGCCCTCCTCCTTGTCCCCGGCATCACGCCGGTGCAGGCGCTGGCCACGAACAAGCTCGCCGGCATCATGGGGACCTCCGTCAGCGCGCTGACGTACTACCGCCGGGTGGGGCCCGACCTGCGCACGGCCGCACCCATGGCAGCCACCGCGCTGCTCGGCGCCGTGGGCGGCGCGGCGCTCGCCTCCCGGATCCCCGAGGACCTCTTCACGCCGATCATCCTCGTCGTGCTGGTCGCCGTCGCCGCGTGGACGATCCTGCGGCCGCGGGTCGGCGCCCACACCGACCTGCGGTGGGCCGGGCGGCGCCACCACGGCGCCGCCGCCCTGCTCGGCGTGACCATCGGGACCTACGACGGGCTCCTGGGGCCGGGGACCGGCACCTTCCTCGTCATCAGCCTCGTCGGCGTCCTCGGCTACGCCTTCCTCCCCGCGTCCGCGATCGCGAAGATCGTCAACTTCGCCACCAACGCGGGCGCGCTCATCTTCTTCATCCCCTACGGCGCCGTCCTGTGGGGCCTCGGGCTCGTCGTCGGGGTGGCGAACCTCGCCGGCGGGTACGTCGGCGCCCGGATGGCGGTGGCCAAGGGGAGCGGGTTCGTGCGCGTCGTCTTCATCGTCGTCGTCGGCGCCCTCATCGTCCGGCTGGGATGGGACGTCCTCGCCTGA
- the recR gene encoding recombination mediator RecR, which yields MYEGAVQDLIDELGRLPGVGPKSAQRIAFHVLNADAADVARLAQALTQAKEKVKFCETCGNIAEGAQCRICADPRRSTAVLCVVEEAKDVVAIERTREFRGRYHVLGGAINPIEGIGPDDLRIRELMTRLADGAVEEVILATDPNIEGEATATYLARMLRGMGVPVSRLASGLPVGGDLEYADEITLGRAFEGRRRIEA from the coding sequence GTGTACGAAGGCGCGGTCCAGGACCTCATCGACGAGCTCGGCCGCCTTCCCGGCGTCGGGCCCAAGAGCGCGCAACGGATCGCCTTCCACGTCCTCAACGCGGACGCGGCCGACGTCGCCCGGCTCGCCCAGGCGCTGACGCAGGCCAAGGAGAAGGTCAAGTTCTGCGAGACCTGCGGCAACATCGCCGAGGGCGCCCAGTGCCGGATCTGCGCCGACCCCCGGCGCAGCACCGCGGTGCTGTGCGTCGTCGAGGAGGCCAAGGACGTCGTCGCCATCGAGCGCACCCGCGAGTTCCGCGGGCGGTACCACGTGCTCGGCGGGGCCATCAACCCCATCGAGGGGATCGGCCCGGACGACCTGCGCATCCGTGAGCTCATGACGCGGCTGGCCGACGGGGCCGTCGAGGAGGTCATCCTCGCCACCGACCCCAACATCGAGGGGGAGGCGACGGCGACCTACCTCGCCCGCATGCTCCGCGGCATGGGCGTCCCCGTCTCGCGGCTCGCGTCCGGCCTTCCGGTCGGCGGCGACCTCGAGTACGCCGACGAGATCACCCTGGGCCGCGCGTTCGAGGGTCGTCGCCGCATCGAGGCCTGA
- a CDS encoding DUF3152 domain-containing protein: MRSWGARVAVAVGVPAVALAMVLGPRLTAPDDALSLRAPERATSQAPAPGVGPAPGEATPGPTAAPGETAPSETSPSAATPGDGEGGPPWLAVPPKADATDWLRATGGLWSTDVPVEAGGTVRTVPGAVPAPRPAERVVRVRVLVEDGLAVDGPAFAGAVLTTLNDPRGWGHDGSVAFARTDGEADVDVTLASPATTDRLCYPVDTGGRVSCGRVGFAVLNAVNWARGAEPFLAGGGTVEEYRQYLVNHEVGHVLGHPHTGCPAAGGPAPIMLQQTLRLEGCRPNPWPAINNT; the protein is encoded by the coding sequence ATGAGGAGCTGGGGTGCGCGGGTCGCGGTCGCCGTCGGCGTCCCGGCGGTCGCGCTGGCCATGGTCCTCGGGCCACGGCTCACGGCGCCGGACGACGCGCTGAGCCTCCGCGCTCCGGAGAGGGCGACCTCGCAGGCCCCGGCGCCGGGGGTGGGCCCCGCCCCGGGTGAGGCGACCCCGGGACCGACCGCCGCGCCCGGCGAGACGGCCCCGAGTGAGACGTCCCCCAGCGCGGCGACCCCGGGCGACGGCGAGGGTGGTCCTCCCTGGCTCGCCGTGCCGCCCAAGGCGGACGCCACCGACTGGCTGCGGGCCACCGGTGGCCTGTGGAGCACGGACGTCCCGGTCGAGGCCGGCGGCACCGTGCGGACCGTGCCGGGTGCGGTGCCCGCCCCGCGCCCTGCCGAGCGGGTGGTGCGCGTCCGGGTGCTCGTCGAGGACGGCCTCGCCGTCGACGGCCCCGCCTTCGCCGGCGCCGTCCTCACCACCCTCAACGACCCGCGCGGCTGGGGCCACGACGGCTCCGTCGCCTTCGCGCGCACCGACGGCGAGGCGGACGTCGACGTCACCCTCGCCTCGCCCGCGACGACCGACCGGCTCTGCTACCCGGTGGACACCGGGGGCCGGGTGTCGTGCGGGCGCGTCGGCTTCGCGGTCCTCAACGCGGTGAACTGGGCGCGCGGGGCGGAGCCCTTCCTCGCCGGCGGTGGCACGGTCGAGGAGTACCGCCAGTACCTCGTCAACCACGAGGTGGGCCACGTCCTCGGACACCCGCACACGGGTTGCCCGGCGGCGGGTGGACCCGCCCCGATCATGCTCCAGCAGACCCTCCGCCTCGAGGGGTGCCGGCCGAATCCCTGGCCCGCGATCAACAACACCTGA